From Anaerohalosphaera lusitana, one genomic window encodes:
- the rsmH gene encoding 16S rRNA (cytosine(1402)-N(4))-methyltransferase RsmH, with translation MSDKERSTEHIPVLAGILAEQITVPTDGVMVDATLGHGGHSSLFGSKMSPGGTIIGLDVDEKSLTRAQLELSDLECRVVLIRENFAQIEEILAEQGVEGADFILADLGFCSAQLMDPDRGMSFQENARLDMRLDDRLPTTAADIVNRTDEKDLADIIYRYGEERASRRIARFIVERRKAGPISTTGQLAAIICKALNQPPRGRRFKIHPATRTFQALRIAVNDELGNLEKLLNNAPKVLKKHGKIAIISFHSLEDRIVKNDFKAKADQGVYRIVNKKPLTADRAEIRDNPRSRSAKLRIAERL, from the coding sequence GTGAGCGACAAGGAAAGATCAACAGAGCACATTCCGGTGCTGGCAGGTATTCTGGCCGAACAGATCACAGTCCCCACGGACGGGGTAATGGTCGATGCGACATTGGGACATGGAGGTCACAGTTCGCTGTTCGGTAGTAAAATGAGCCCTGGAGGGACAATTATTGGACTGGATGTGGATGAAAAAAGCCTCACCAGGGCCCAGTTGGAACTGAGTGACCTTGAGTGCAGGGTCGTACTGATACGTGAGAATTTCGCGCAGATCGAAGAAATTCTCGCCGAGCAGGGCGTCGAGGGGGCTGATTTCATCCTGGCCGACCTTGGTTTCTGCTCCGCCCAGTTGATGGATCCGGACAGGGGCATGAGCTTTCAGGAGAACGCCCGACTGGATATGCGGCTGGACGATCGGCTGCCCACAACCGCTGCTGATATTGTAAACAGGACAGATGAGAAGGATCTTGCCGATATAATTTACAGGTACGGCGAAGAGAGGGCATCGCGGCGGATAGCACGTTTTATCGTGGAACGACGCAAGGCAGGGCCCATCAGTACGACAGGACAGTTGGCGGCGATTATCTGTAAGGCATTGAATCAGCCGCCGAGAGGCAGGAGGTTTAAGATACATCCTGCGACCAGGACGTTCCAGGCCTTGCGGATAGCAGTTAATGACGAGCTCGGAAACCTGGAAAAACTGCTTAATAACGCACCAAAAGTATTGAAAAAACATGGAAAAATCGCCATAATAAGTTTCCACAGCCTTGAAGATCGGATCGTCAAAAACGACTTCAAGGCCAAAGCGGACCAGGGCGTATACAGGATAGTAAACAAAAAACCGCTGACAGCAGACAGGGCCGAGATACGAGACAATCCCAGGTCGCGAAGTGCGAAGCTAAGGATAGCTGAGAGATTATAA
- a CDS encoding division/cell wall cluster transcriptional repressor MraZ, with amino-acid sequence MLMLTGEYEHTVDGKGRLFVTNKLRSQIDSEEYGSDFYLVLGANGILCLYPEKCFKKIALAGAPGTAAPDEAVAFERLSFALASKVELDRQGRLLLGDKIRRRARLSDSITLVGARDHIEVWNTEDWEQYLADNLAQYQQQMMQARKSVLQNESRELDL; translated from the coding sequence ATGCTAATGTTAACAGGCGAATACGAGCACACGGTCGACGGCAAAGGAAGGCTTTTTGTCACGAACAAGTTGCGCAGCCAGATCGATTCCGAAGAATACGGCAGTGATTTTTATCTGGTTCTGGGGGCGAATGGGATTCTTTGCCTCTATCCGGAAAAGTGTTTTAAGAAGATCGCCCTTGCCGGTGCGCCAGGGACGGCTGCCCCGGACGAAGCGGTAGCATTTGAAAGGCTAAGCTTCGCCCTGGCCAGCAAGGTAGAGTTGGATCGGCAGGGACGATTGCTTCTCGGAGACAAAATAAGAAGAAGGGCTCGGCTGAGCGACAGCATTACGCTGGTTGGCGCGAGGGACCACATCGAGGTATGGAACACCGAAGATTGGGAGCAGTATCTTGCGGACAATCTCGCCCAGTACCAGCAGCAGATGATGCAGGCACGCAAATCTGTATTGCAGAACGAGAGCCGCGAACTGGATCTTTAG
- a CDS encoding M48 family metallopeptidase, translated as MSLFYSLGKKLGPKVRKGKWVWQNIAGTQAEAIAAEYDVGKDLAAQALGSVKQVNDDKTTQKLEEIGEKLRKSLRNQERRFSFYLISDPKPNAFALPGGFIFVTDSLVKLCDSDESELAFVMGHEMGHVIKGHSMERLLSHSAIKTISRAAPGGIAAKGWIQQVGVKFLESAYSQDNEHEADQIGAKLILAGKFDRSAPEKLLGRLAKLGKEGNGLSVYFSTHPPARERIAVVKRVISQKK; from the coding sequence CTGGCAGAACATCGCGGGTACGCAGGCCGAGGCGATTGCCGCTGAATATGACGTGGGTAAGGATCTTGCGGCCCAGGCACTGGGGTCGGTAAAGCAGGTAAACGACGACAAAACCACCCAAAAGCTGGAAGAAATAGGCGAAAAGCTGCGAAAAAGCCTAAGAAATCAGGAACGCAGATTCTCGTTTTATTTAATAAGCGATCCAAAACCCAATGCATTTGCACTGCCCGGCGGCTTTATTTTTGTGACGGATTCGCTCGTGAAACTATGCGATTCCGACGAGTCCGAACTGGCATTTGTCATGGGGCACGAGATGGGCCATGTCATAAAGGGACACTCCATGGAACGGTTGCTGAGTCATTCCGCCATCAAGACCATCTCGCGTGCTGCGCCGGGCGGCATTGCTGCCAAGGGCTGGATCCAGCAGGTGGGGGTGAAGTTTCTCGAAAGCGCATACTCGCAGGACAATGAGCATGAGGCCGACCAGATAGGCGCCAAGCTCATACTGGCAGGCAAATTCGACCGTTCAGCGCCCGAAAAACTGCTGGGCCGACTGGCGAAGCTGGGCAAAGAGGGCAATGGGTTGAGTGTATATTTCTCCACGCATCCGCCCGCAAGAGAGCGGATCGCGGTCGTAAAAAGGGTAATCTCCCAGAAAAAGTAA